From one Catenuloplanes nepalensis genomic stretch:
- a CDS encoding phytanoyl-CoA dioxygenase family protein, whose protein sequence is MNSVTETPVAARIAECDIRRTGLLPEHVTAFRRQGVLAVRGLLTTQELADVQEAGRALIDRAWSARSMDDTVWTLEPDQPDAAPVRIEYVVDKSRQIAMLAGHPLLLQIMEQLVGPNLIPTWDSMVFKTPAGAPRLPWHRDAGLYDHAVGVTGMGRVIDAGIYLDPAPEDNCVWCIPESNYWDDERVTATADRLNATEWDTTGAIPAVMQPGDLLLHNILTLHGAPAVVGKQRRVIYFEYRPAEVEWQLGPHTEDYIGLKQQALRSCVRMRAEDPRFAGEEPFDYRPAETLRRWAGRPDIDTLRFAHEDHWRW, encoded by the coding sequence ATGAACTCCGTCACCGAGACGCCCGTCGCGGCCCGGATCGCGGAATGCGACATCCGGCGCACCGGGCTGTTGCCCGAGCACGTCACCGCGTTCCGCCGGCAGGGTGTGCTGGCCGTGCGCGGGCTGCTCACCACGCAGGAACTGGCCGACGTGCAGGAGGCCGGTCGCGCGCTCATCGACCGGGCGTGGTCGGCCCGTTCCATGGACGACACCGTCTGGACGCTGGAGCCCGACCAGCCGGACGCCGCACCGGTGCGGATCGAGTACGTGGTGGACAAGTCCCGGCAGATCGCGATGCTGGCCGGCCACCCGCTGCTGTTGCAGATCATGGAGCAACTGGTCGGCCCCAACCTGATCCCGACCTGGGACAGCATGGTGTTCAAGACGCCGGCCGGCGCGCCGCGGCTCCCATGGCACCGCGACGCCGGGCTGTACGACCACGCGGTCGGCGTCACCGGCATGGGCCGGGTCATCGACGCCGGCATCTACCTCGACCCCGCGCCCGAGGACAACTGCGTCTGGTGCATCCCGGAGTCGAACTACTGGGACGACGAGCGGGTCACCGCGACCGCCGACCGCCTCAACGCCACGGAGTGGGACACCACCGGCGCGATCCCGGCCGTGATGCAGCCGGGAGATCTGCTGCTGCACAACATCCTCACGCTGCACGGCGCGCCCGCGGTGGTCGGCAAGCAGCGCCGGGTCATCTACTTCGAGTACCGGCCGGCCGAGGTGGAGTGGCAGCTGGGACCGCACACCGAGGACTACATCGGCCTCAAGCAGCAGGCGCTGCGCTCCTGCGTCCGGATGCGGGCGGAGGACCCGCGGTTCGCCGGCGAGGAGCCGTTCGACTACCGGCCCGCCGAGACGCTCCGGCGCTGGGCCGGCCGGCCGGACATCGACACGCTGCGGTTCGCGCACGAGGACCACTGGCGATGGTGA
- a CDS encoding FkbM family methyltransferase, protein MSDQQVADATRRNDDYDRLTVEIIERVCGPAAVTVDLGAGVGEITRHLVRVAPRGTHFAVEPLPDLADELADRLPSVTVIRAAAADTSGPRAYVHVVSNPGYSGLRRRPYDRPDESLREITVETVRLDDVVPADLRVDLIKIDVEGGEVVALRGAADTLRRGGPVVVFEHGGDGVMREYGTTTDDLWSLLVDELGYRVFTLPAWLAGEPALDRAALTTALTRDWYFVADRTAGSTTDEQKGFGR, encoded by the coding sequence GTGAGCGATCAGCAGGTGGCCGATGCCACCCGGCGCAACGACGACTACGACCGGCTCACCGTCGAGATCATCGAGCGGGTCTGCGGGCCGGCCGCGGTCACCGTCGACCTCGGCGCCGGCGTCGGCGAGATCACCCGGCACCTGGTGCGGGTGGCGCCGCGGGGCACCCACTTCGCGGTGGAGCCGCTGCCCGATCTGGCCGACGAGCTGGCGGACCGGCTGCCGTCGGTCACGGTGATCAGGGCGGCGGCCGCCGACACCTCGGGCCCGCGCGCCTACGTGCACGTCGTGTCCAACCCCGGCTACAGCGGCCTGCGGCGGCGCCCGTACGACCGGCCGGACGAGAGCCTGCGTGAGATCACCGTGGAGACGGTGCGCCTGGACGACGTCGTCCCCGCGGACCTGCGCGTCGACCTGATCAAGATCGACGTGGAGGGCGGCGAGGTCGTGGCCCTGCGCGGCGCGGCCGACACACTGCGGCGCGGCGGGCCGGTGGTCGTGTTCGAGCACGGCGGCGACGGGGTCATGCGCGAGTACGGCACGACCACCGACGACCTGTGGTCGCTGCTGGTGGACGAGCTGGGATACCGGGTGTTCACCCTGCCGGCCTGGCTGGCCGGCGAGCCCGCGCTGGATCGTGCCGCGCTCACCACGGCGCTGACGCGGGACTGGTACTTCGTCGCGGACCGCACCGCCGGATCCACGACCGACGAACAGAAGGGTTTTGGTCGATGA
- a CDS encoding ketoacyl-ACP synthase III family protein yields the protein MRTPDMFIAGIGTFIPPRVSVEWAVARGLYPAADAETHELGGVAIAGDLPAPEMALRAAQQAVKRWGGSPEEFDLLLYASTWHQGPDGWPPQSYLQRHLVGGDLLALEIRQGCNGLFSGMELAAGHLAAVPERTSALLVAADNYGTPLIDRWSMGPGFIGGDAASAIVLTKRPGFARLRSVCSRTITAAESLHRGDEPLFPPSITAGRTTDFSARIGQQFATRSAASVAMADMPQWTVDLVDRALAEAGIGVGDITRVAFMNYSREVVEQRVMAMWDLPLSRSTWEYGRGIGHCGASDPILSFDHLLRNGELGPGDHMLMLGTAPGVVVSCAVVEVLESPPWAG from the coding sequence GTGCGGACACCGGACATGTTCATCGCCGGCATCGGGACGTTCATTCCACCGCGGGTCAGCGTCGAATGGGCGGTCGCGCGCGGTCTCTATCCGGCCGCGGACGCGGAGACGCACGAGCTCGGCGGCGTCGCCATCGCGGGTGACCTGCCCGCGCCCGAGATGGCGCTGCGGGCCGCCCAGCAGGCGGTGAAGCGGTGGGGCGGCTCCCCGGAGGAGTTCGACCTGCTGCTGTACGCCAGCACCTGGCACCAGGGGCCGGACGGCTGGCCGCCGCAGTCCTACCTGCAACGGCATCTGGTCGGTGGGGATCTGCTCGCGCTGGAGATCCGGCAGGGCTGCAACGGGCTGTTCAGCGGGATGGAGCTCGCCGCCGGCCATCTCGCCGCCGTCCCGGAGCGGACGAGTGCGCTACTGGTCGCGGCGGACAACTACGGTACGCCGCTGATCGACCGGTGGTCGATGGGGCCCGGGTTCATCGGCGGTGACGCAGCCTCCGCGATCGTGCTGACCAAGCGGCCCGGATTCGCCCGGCTGCGCTCGGTGTGCTCCCGGACGATCACGGCCGCGGAGTCGCTGCACCGCGGCGACGAGCCGCTGTTCCCGCCGAGCATCACGGCCGGCCGGACCACCGACTTCAGCGCCCGGATCGGCCAGCAGTTCGCCACCCGCAGCGCGGCCTCCGTGGCCATGGCGGACATGCCCCAGTGGACGGTGGACCTGGTCGACCGGGCGCTGGCCGAGGCCGGCATCGGCGTCGGCGACATCACCCGGGTGGCTTTCATGAACTACTCCCGCGAGGTGGTCGAGCAGCGGGTGATGGCCATGTGGGACCTGCCCCTGTCGCGGTCGACCTGGGAGTACGGCCGCGGGATCGGGCATTGCGGCGCCAGCGACCCCATCCTGTCGTTCGACCACCTGCTCCGGAACGGGGAGCTCGGCCCGGGCGACCACATGCTGATGCTCGGCACCGCACCGGGCGTCGTGGTGTCCTGCGCCGTCGTCGAGGTTCTCGAGTCACCGCCCTGGGCGGGCTGA
- a CDS encoding ABC transporter permease, whose product MTTTMITVPPRPTNPLDRLRWALIDGWVVGRTNLYHWRRNPGLITQCLMYPVMTVVFGFVFGSAMVVAGGGSYREFLMPGLFGQTMMFGIITTMMVTSSATAKGMTDRFRTMPMAQTGVALGRCVADVVTSVFELTILFVCALLVGWRFHDGVGPALGALGLLLLFRFALVWAGIFFGLILPVEAVGAGYVPLLPLTMLANTFVSPTQMPPWLGAIAEWNPVSATVAACRELFGNPGVVGDSWAARHAMLLAFAWPAVIMLVFVPLSVWRYRNLER is encoded by the coding sequence ATGACCACGACGATGATCACGGTGCCACCCCGGCCCACGAACCCCCTGGACCGGCTGCGGTGGGCGCTGATCGACGGCTGGGTGGTCGGCCGCACCAACCTGTACCACTGGCGGCGCAACCCCGGGCTGATCACCCAGTGCCTGATGTACCCCGTGATGACCGTGGTCTTCGGCTTCGTCTTCGGCAGCGCCATGGTGGTGGCCGGCGGCGGGTCGTACCGCGAGTTCCTGATGCCGGGCCTGTTCGGCCAGACCATGATGTTCGGGATCATCACCACGATGATGGTCACCAGCTCGGCCACGGCGAAGGGCATGACCGACCGGTTCCGGACGATGCCGATGGCGCAGACCGGCGTGGCGCTCGGCCGCTGCGTCGCCGACGTGGTCACCTCGGTGTTCGAGCTGACCATCCTGTTCGTCTGCGCGCTGCTGGTGGGCTGGCGCTTCCATGACGGCGTCGGGCCCGCGCTCGGCGCGCTCGGCCTGCTGCTGCTGTTCCGGTTCGCGCTGGTCTGGGCCGGTATCTTCTTCGGGCTGATCCTACCGGTGGAGGCGGTCGGCGCCGGTTACGTGCCGCTGCTGCCGCTGACCATGCTCGCCAACACGTTCGTCTCGCCCACCCAGATGCCACCGTGGCTCGGCGCGATCGCGGAGTGGAACCCGGTCTCCGCGACGGTGGCGGCCTGCCGCGAGCTGTTCGGCAACCCCGGCGTGGTCGGCGATTCCTGGGCGGCCCGGCACGCGATGCTGCTGGCGTTCGCCTGGCCCGCGGTGATCATGCTGGTCTTCGTGCCGCTCTCGGTCTGGCGGTACCGGAACCTCGAACGCTAG
- a CDS encoding twitch domain-containing radical SAM protein: MVSPARDPMSDLAGRHGPPHRAAAETACVLPWIHLCASIDGVYGRCCVDDSMYHNALYDESEEPVFALNDDAIGCSPGSRYAKDNPDRVMGLEEAFNSPNMKRTRLAMLNGERVAACQYCYFREDHAAQSYRQNVNRRFAQEFDLEALAARTAADGTVEEFPFFLDIRFGNTCNLRCVMCTYPVSSSWGAKQRPKWSSAVIDPYRADEELWTTLRENAHLIRRLYFAGGEPFLQPGHFAMLELLVETGNAGNVDIAYNSNLTVSPERAMKLFPHFKSVGIGASCDGVGEVFEFIRAGGKWADFVANLRLLRSEVDVWLQVSPQRHNLWDLRNVLEFARAEGLEVDLANVVQWPADFSVTSLPADEKARATEELTDLIAWCAELGWDKPAVHLDALRSFMNSLDPISLVDEGAS, from the coding sequence ATGGTGAGCCCGGCGCGGGACCCGATGAGCGATCTGGCCGGCCGGCACGGCCCTCCGCACAGGGCGGCCGCGGAGACCGCGTGCGTGCTGCCGTGGATCCACCTCTGCGCCTCCATCGACGGCGTCTACGGCCGCTGCTGCGTCGACGACTCCATGTACCACAACGCGCTCTACGACGAGAGCGAGGAGCCGGTGTTCGCGCTGAACGACGACGCGATCGGCTGCTCGCCCGGCTCGCGGTACGCCAAAGACAACCCAGACCGGGTGATGGGCCTCGAGGAGGCGTTCAACAGCCCGAACATGAAGCGGACCAGGCTCGCCATGCTGAACGGCGAGCGCGTGGCGGCCTGCCAGTACTGCTACTTCCGCGAGGACCACGCCGCCCAGTCCTACCGGCAGAACGTCAACCGCCGGTTCGCGCAGGAGTTCGACCTGGAGGCGCTGGCCGCCCGCACCGCCGCGGACGGCACCGTCGAGGAGTTCCCGTTCTTCCTCGACATCCGGTTCGGCAACACCTGCAACCTGCGGTGCGTCATGTGTACGTACCCGGTGAGCTCCTCCTGGGGGGCCAAGCAGCGCCCGAAGTGGTCGTCCGCGGTCATCGACCCCTACCGCGCGGACGAGGAGCTGTGGACCACGCTCCGGGAGAACGCGCACCTGATCCGCCGGCTGTACTTCGCCGGCGGCGAACCGTTCCTGCAGCCCGGCCACTTCGCCATGCTGGAGCTGCTGGTGGAGACCGGGAACGCGGGCAACGTCGACATCGCGTACAACTCCAACCTGACCGTCTCCCCGGAACGGGCGATGAAGCTCTTCCCGCACTTCAAGAGCGTCGGGATCGGGGCGTCCTGCGACGGCGTCGGCGAGGTCTTCGAGTTCATCCGGGCCGGCGGCAAGTGGGCCGACTTCGTGGCCAACCTGCGGCTCCTCCGGTCCGAGGTGGACGTCTGGCTCCAGGTGTCGCCGCAGCGGCACAACCTGTGGGACCTGCGCAACGTGCTCGAGTTCGCGCGCGCCGAGGGCCTGGAGGTGGATCTGGCCAACGTCGTGCAGTGGCCGGCCGACTTCTCCGTGACCAGCCTGCCGGCCGACGAGAAGGCGCGCGCGACCGAGGAGCTGACCGATCTGATCGCCTGGTGCGCCGAGCTGGGCTGGGACAAGCCCGCGGTGCACCTCGACGCCCTGCGCTCGTTCATGAACTCGCTCGACCCGATCAGCCTCGTTGACGAAGGGGCGTCCTGA
- a CDS encoding ATP-binding cassette domain-containing protein, whose amino-acid sequence MAGLAKRFGDVAALDGVDLVVPQGAVCGLLGPNGAGKTTAVRILSTLTRPDSGTALVGGVDVTRNPDEVRRRIGVTGQRTTVDDILTGRENLETWGRLYHIGVRTARRRADELLEQFGLTDAATRMVKHYSGGMRRRLDLAVGFLLRPQVLFLDEPTTALDPHSRNEVWQVVASMAAQGTTVLLTTQYLEEADRLASQIAVLDHGRVIAEGTPDQLKSRIGGHRIDVVLRGAGAVARTARGLAGVVGAEPEVDAEASRISVPVRDQVTTLHVVMRWLHDNGVEVEDVAVRRPTLDDVFLSVTGRGASTGRVAA is encoded by the coding sequence ATGGCCGGGCTGGCCAAGCGGTTCGGCGACGTCGCCGCGCTGGACGGCGTCGACCTGGTCGTCCCGCAGGGCGCGGTCTGCGGCCTGCTCGGCCCCAACGGCGCCGGGAAGACCACCGCGGTACGGATCCTGAGCACGCTGACCCGCCCGGACTCGGGCACCGCGCTCGTCGGCGGCGTCGACGTGACCCGCAACCCGGACGAGGTGCGTCGCCGGATCGGCGTCACCGGCCAGCGGACCACGGTCGACGACATCCTCACCGGCCGGGAGAACCTGGAGACCTGGGGCAGGCTCTACCACATCGGGGTACGGACCGCCCGGCGCCGGGCCGACGAGCTGCTGGAGCAGTTCGGTCTGACCGACGCGGCCACCCGCATGGTCAAGCACTACTCCGGCGGGATGCGCCGCCGGCTCGACCTCGCGGTGGGCTTCCTGCTCCGGCCGCAGGTGCTGTTCCTGGACGAGCCGACCACCGCGCTGGACCCGCACAGCCGCAACGAGGTCTGGCAGGTCGTCGCTTCGATGGCCGCGCAGGGCACCACCGTGCTGCTCACCACGCAGTACCTGGAGGAGGCCGACCGGCTGGCGAGTCAGATCGCCGTGCTCGACCACGGCCGGGTGATCGCCGAGGGCACGCCGGACCAGCTCAAGTCGAGGATCGGCGGCCATCGGATCGACGTGGTGCTGCGCGGCGCCGGCGCGGTCGCCCGGACCGCGCGCGGCCTGGCCGGCGTGGTGGGCGCGGAGCCGGAGGTCGACGCGGAGGCGTCACGGATCAGCGTGCCGGTGCGCGACCAGGTCACCACGCTGCACGTTGTCATGCGCTGGCTGCACGACAACGGGGTCGAGGTCGAGGACGTGGCGGTCCGCCGCCCGACGCTCGACGACGTCTTCCTCAGCGTGACCGGGCGCGGAGCGAGCACGGGACGGGTGGCCGCATGA
- a CDS encoding class I SAM-dependent DNA methyltransferase has translation MSNAQETPTATPRPPLRSMGDLNLVWEWNTPDEMQIQLAGTQPRDEYLQDRVDRANWIADRLRLTPESSIFEIGSGEGVMADVLAPRVGRLLCTDVSRSFLDKARVTCREHTNVDYHHIDNDFLAALPSAAFDGGFSLNVFIHLNVFEFFHYFRQIARILRPGGHFGVNFLDIGGATRDFFHFYAERYLAANPIEFKGFLSFHGVDVIAAIAIEAGLTPLLDEFVNEDGVCYLILRRDEKPAA, from the coding sequence ATGAGCAACGCACAGGAAACGCCGACCGCCACGCCCAGGCCGCCGCTGCGCAGCATGGGCGATCTCAACCTGGTGTGGGAGTGGAACACACCGGACGAGATGCAGATCCAGCTCGCCGGCACCCAGCCGCGGGACGAGTACCTGCAGGACCGCGTCGACCGGGCGAACTGGATCGCCGACCGGCTCCGGCTCACCCCGGAGTCGTCGATCTTCGAGATCGGCAGCGGCGAGGGGGTGATGGCCGACGTTCTCGCGCCCCGGGTGGGACGGCTGCTGTGCACGGACGTCAGCCGCTCGTTCCTGGACAAGGCGCGGGTCACCTGCCGGGAGCACACCAACGTCGACTACCACCACATCGACAACGACTTCCTGGCCGCGCTGCCGTCGGCGGCGTTCGACGGCGGGTTCTCCCTCAACGTCTTCATCCACCTGAACGTGTTCGAGTTCTTCCACTACTTCCGCCAGATCGCCCGGATCCTGCGGCCCGGCGGCCACTTCGGGGTGAACTTCCTCGACATCGGCGGCGCGACCCGCGACTTCTTCCACTTCTACGCGGAGCGCTACCTGGCGGCGAACCCGATCGAGTTCAAGGGCTTCCTCTCCTTCCACGGCGTGGACGTGATCGCGGCGATAGCGATCGAGGCCGGCCTGACACCGCTGCTCGACGAGTTCGTCAACGAGGACGGGGTCTGCTACCTGATCCTCCGGCGCGACGAGAAGCCCGCGGCGTGA
- a CDS encoding aldo/keto reductase, which produces MNLLPLGADGPQVSRLCLGTWPLSGLWGGRIEPAVHAVRRAFDLGVNFFDTARAYGDGAAEAALARGLGDLVRTHRSELVIVTKGGLRIQGNSVVRDSDPEVLRSGLVASLRALGTDYVDLFLVHWPDPTIPLAETAGVLAGFVEEGLVRRTGVSNFTAGQMAEFGPAAVAQVPYSLLARGAERDVLPYCRAAGVPVMGWASLAHGLLTGALRPGHTFALDDWRAYSPVFRGERLAAVATAVDRLSAVAADRGISVAQLALAWVLHQPAGVVPIFGAQVPEHVEDSVRALEVRLDEAELAELGRLVEGAPPVLPDTEPPHRAPAGV; this is translated from the coding sequence GTGAACCTTCTCCCACTCGGCGCCGACGGTCCCCAGGTGTCCCGGCTCTGCCTGGGCACCTGGCCGCTCAGCGGGCTGTGGGGCGGTCGGATCGAGCCCGCGGTGCACGCGGTGCGCCGCGCGTTCGACCTCGGGGTGAACTTCTTCGACACCGCCCGCGCCTACGGCGACGGTGCCGCGGAGGCCGCGCTCGCCCGCGGGCTCGGCGACCTGGTCCGTACGCACCGCTCGGAGTTGGTCATCGTCACCAAGGGCGGGCTGCGGATCCAGGGGAACTCCGTGGTGCGCGACTCCGACCCGGAGGTCCTCCGCTCCGGCCTGGTCGCCAGCCTCCGCGCGCTGGGCACCGACTACGTGGACCTGTTCCTGGTGCACTGGCCGGACCCGACCATCCCGCTGGCCGAGACCGCGGGCGTGCTCGCCGGCTTCGTCGAGGAGGGACTGGTCCGCCGGACCGGCGTCTCCAACTTCACGGCCGGGCAGATGGCCGAGTTCGGGCCGGCGGCGGTCGCCCAGGTCCCGTACAGCCTGCTGGCCCGCGGGGCCGAGCGGGACGTCCTGCCGTACTGCCGGGCGGCCGGCGTCCCGGTGATGGGCTGGGCTTCGCTGGCCCACGGCCTGCTGACCGGCGCGCTGCGGCCGGGGCACACCTTCGCGCTGGACGACTGGCGCGCCTACTCCCCGGTCTTCCGGGGTGAGCGCCTCGCCGCGGTGGCGACCGCGGTGGACCGGCTCTCCGCGGTCGCCGCGGACCGGGGCATCAGCGTGGCCCAGCTCGCGCTCGCCTGGGTGCTGCACCAGCCGGCCGGCGTGGTGCCGATCTTCGGCGCCCAGGTGCCCGAGCACGTCGAGGACAGCGTGCGGGCGCTCGAGGTGCGGCTCGACGAGGCCGAGTTGGCCGAGCTCGGCCGGCTGGTCGAGGGGGCGCCGCCGGTGCTGCCCGACACCGAGCCGCCGCATCGGGCGCCGGCCGGCGTATGA
- a CDS encoding nucleotide disphospho-sugar-binding domain-containing protein — protein MRILFTVSNWAGHYMCMVPLAWAFRAAGHEVRVACPSQQVQGVISTGLMPVSVLDAADMMESARLAYWSLAINTPPQSGEMPLPLHPFTGEALDSVRDFDTGMLSDFWKKTITAVQRSFDNAVDFAASWRPDLVVHDIMAIEGALVGVLNNVPSVYYGPGFIGTVETEPGLNLMAGDPLSCFEKYGVDWTRRDIRYAVDPSPDAAVPPMGDALRIPIRYHPYNGNQDVDPWLLGPVRGKRVCVVWGNSATGVFGERLPALRQAVETAAQLAAEVVLTAALSEVDAMGSLPPNVRVLRNCPLELILPGCDLLIHHGSANCLMNGIVTGIPQLSLALNYDGQIYGRRLDPQGATKTLPALMIGAEEIDKAIAEVLFDHRYRRRAAELSAAVAAAPTAVQVADLLVTLARTGELTAGDVAGLVAGRGQHHREITRDTVSEVR, from the coding sequence TTGCGAATTCTGTTCACCGTGTCCAACTGGGCCGGACACTACATGTGCATGGTGCCCCTGGCCTGGGCGTTCCGGGCAGCCGGCCACGAAGTCCGGGTGGCCTGCCCGTCGCAGCAGGTGCAGGGCGTCATCTCGACCGGACTGATGCCGGTCTCGGTCCTCGACGCGGCCGACATGATGGAGAGCGCGCGGCTGGCCTACTGGTCGCTGGCGATCAACACGCCGCCGCAGAGCGGTGAGATGCCGCTGCCGCTGCACCCGTTCACCGGCGAGGCGCTCGACTCGGTGCGCGACTTCGACACCGGCATGCTCAGCGACTTCTGGAAGAAGACCATCACCGCGGTGCAGCGCAGCTTCGACAACGCCGTCGACTTCGCCGCCTCGTGGCGGCCGGACCTCGTCGTGCACGACATCATGGCGATCGAGGGCGCTCTGGTCGGGGTGCTGAACAACGTGCCGAGCGTCTACTACGGCCCCGGGTTCATCGGCACCGTGGAGACGGAGCCGGGGCTCAACCTGATGGCCGGGGACCCGCTGTCCTGCTTCGAGAAGTACGGCGTGGACTGGACCCGGCGCGACATCAGGTACGCGGTCGACCCGTCACCGGACGCGGCCGTGCCACCGATGGGCGACGCGCTGCGGATCCCCATCCGGTACCACCCGTACAACGGCAACCAGGACGTCGACCCGTGGCTGCTCGGCCCGGTCCGCGGCAAGCGCGTCTGCGTGGTGTGGGGCAACTCGGCCACCGGCGTCTTCGGCGAGCGGCTGCCGGCGCTGCGCCAGGCGGTGGAGACCGCGGCCCAGCTGGCCGCGGAGGTGGTGCTCACCGCCGCACTCTCCGAGGTGGACGCGATGGGCTCGCTGCCGCCGAACGTCCGGGTGCTGCGCAACTGCCCGCTCGAGCTGATCCTGCCCGGCTGCGACCTCCTCATCCACCACGGCAGCGCGAACTGCCTGATGAACGGCATCGTGACGGGCATACCGCAGCTGTCCCTGGCCCTGAACTACGACGGCCAGATCTACGGCAGGCGGCTCGACCCGCAGGGCGCGACCAAGACGCTGCCCGCGCTCATGATCGGCGCCGAGGAGATCGACAAGGCGATCGCCGAGGTGCTGTTCGACCACCGGTACCGGCGCCGCGCGGCCGAGCTGAGCGCGGCCGTGGCCGCCGCACCGACCGCCGTGCAGGTCGCCGACCTGCTCGTCACGCTGGCCAGGACCGGCGAGCTGACCGCCGGCGACGTCGCCGGTCTGGTGGCCGGCCGGGGCCAGCACCACAGGGAAATCACCCGGGACACCGTGAGCGAGGTTCGATGA